The Pseudomonas sp. MM223 genome segment CGACAGCGATTCGGTATCGACCTTCAGGCCATTTGCGCCAATCTGCATGTCAACACCACTGGCATTCCAGAAGCGGCTATCAGCGGTGACGAAACTGTCGTAGGGGGCCTGCACGAACACGCCAATCTCCACCCCCTTGCCGTCGTCCTGCAAGGCAAAAGACACCACCTCCCCCACCGGTATCTTGCGGTAGTAGATCGATGACCCGACATCCAGCGAACCCAGGTCGCTGGCGGTGAGGAAAAAGCGCTTGCCCTTTTCGTCGAAGGTAATAGGTGGCGGTAGCTCCAGGCCGACAAAGGACTTTTCCGGTGTTTTCGATTCACCGGAATCAGCCCCGATGAAACTGCCCGACAGCAACGTATCCACCCCAGAAACCCCGCCCACGCCGATGCGCGGGCGCACCACCCAGAAGCGCGCGCCCTGGGTGGCGAACGCACGGGCATCGTCAGACAACTGCACCTTGGCGATCACACTTTTTTTGTCTTCGGCCAGGTCCACCGTAGTCACTTCGCCAATGACGACGCTGCGGTACTTGACCTGGGTCTTGTGCGCCACCAGCCCCTCTCCGGAGTGGAAAGAAATGGCAATGACCGGGCCTTGCTGCATCCAGTTGCGCACCACCAGTGACGCGCCAATCAGGATTGCCAGGATCGGCACGATCCACACCAGCGACACACTCCAGCGCCGGGTGCGTACGTCAACCTGGCCTGCGCCCTCGCGCTCGTCAGTCTGTTGCCCCATCAGTGCGGCCTCCCCCTCGTTGGCATGGCTATCCCAGATCAGGCGTGGATCAAAGCTCATCGCAGAAAACATGGTCAGCACCACCACCATGCCAAAGAACAAAATGCCCACCCGCGGCTCGATGGTGCCCAGCCCGCGCAGCTGCACCAACGCCGCCACCAGCGCCACCACCATGACGTCGAGCATCGACCAGTAGCCAATCAGCTCGACGAAGCGGTACAGCTGCGAGCGCTGCCGGCAGGCCCAGGTAGAACGGTGCTGGGCGGTGAACAGCAGCAAGCCAAGCGAAAAAAACTTGATGGCGGGCACGCCCACACTGGCAATGAAAATGATCAGCGCAATGTCCCAGGCGCCTGCCTCCCAAAACTCCAGCACACCACCACCAATGGTGCTGTCGCTGCCACTGCCCAGCATTTCGGTGTGCATCACCGGCAGCAGGTTGGCGGGGACGTAGAACACCAGCGCCGCCAGCAGAAACGCCCAGCCACGGCTGATGGCATTGGCCTTGCGCCGGTGAATGGCGGCGCCGCAGCGGGTACACGTGTGTGCGCCACGGCTCAGGTCGCAGGCCTGGCCGCAGCCATGGCACAGGCACAAGCCGAGGTCGTCAGCGTTGGCCGGGTTGTTCACACCTGCCCCCACAAGTCACGGATGTCCTTGCCGGCAATATGGATGATCAGCATGCTCAGCGCAGCCAGTGCCAGCAGGCCGATGCCCGGGATCACATCGAGCAACCCGGCCAGCTTGATCACTGCCACCATCGCCCCCAGCAGGCACACCTCCAGCATGCTCCAGGGTCGCAGGCTCTCCAGGCCACGCATGCACAGGGCAAAACCGGGGGCACGCTGGCCGGCCAGGGCAAAACTCAGCACCCAGCACAACACGGCAATCTGCAGCAGCGGCGCAAAGATGATCGACAGCGCCATGACCAGGGCGATGAAGGTGATACTGCCGTGGCTGAGGATCTGCACCGCGTCCCACAACGTCGCCGAATGGGTAAGCCCCTGCATGCCGATGGTCATTACCGGGTAGGCATTGGCGAACACCAACAGCACGCCGCCGGTCACACTCAGGGCCAGCCGCTGCTCAATGGTCAGTGACGTATGCCGGTACAGCACACCGCCACAGCGCTGGCAAAGGGCGCGCTGGTGCTTGAGCAGCGGCGCACGCTGGTACACCGTATCGCAATATTCACAGATGATCAGGTCCTGGGGCTGGGTCATGGCGTTTCCAAGGGTAGCCAGACTTGAGCGTGCAATGGCGCACTCTGATATCCGGTGTAGACCATGCGGGCAAAACCGCCATTGCCACCTGATGACAGACTATTCTGTAGAACGGGCTTACCGCCCGGTGGAGGTGTGCCATGCGTACGTTCACGTGGAGTTACCTGCTGGTGCTGCTGTGTACCGCACCGGCAGCCCAGGCGCAGTCGGTCGTGCCGCTCAAGGGCCAGAGCAGCCAGCAGATGCAACTGGATATCAACGATTGCAACACCGTCGCTACCAATGCTGCGAACAGCACCGCGACGTCCAGCGAAGCCCATGTCGGGGGCCGGGTGCGTGGGGCGGCAGCAGGCGCCGCCGCGGGTGCCGTGGGCGCGCAAGTGCGCGGCAACCAGCACGAAGAGCTGTATGACCGGGCCAGTGATGATGCCAAGCGGCAATACCGGCAGAACCGTGCCGGCGAAGTGGCTGCCGCTGGTGCAGCGGTCGGCGGCATGCGCCAGCGTCAGGACCGGCGGCAGGATCGGCGCAGCCAGGACCAGGCTAAAACCCAGGCTCAGGCCAGTGCCTACAGTGGTTGCCTGCAAGGGCGTGGCTATCAGGTGAGCCCTTGATCAACGGGCACGCCATGCGCCTGGATCGTGCAGCATGGCGTGCCAGCCTCAGAACTTCGCCAGCTCTTCCCGACAGAACTCCACAAACAACTGTGCAGGCTTGGTCAGTTGCACCCGCTTCAACCACGCGGCTGCCAGCCCCGACAGTGCCACCGGCTCGGCGATATCCAGCAGGGCCAGGCGCTGGCCGTCGTAGGTGTATTCCGAATGCGGGCGGGTCACCAGCAGCGAAAACCCGAAGCCCTGCCCGACCATGCCGCGCACCATTTCGATGGAGGGCGAGCTGAAGACGATGTTCGGTGTCAGACCCATCTCGTTGAACAGGCTGACGAAATAGGTACGGCTGGGGGCCACGTCCAGCAGGATCATCGGTTCCGGGCACAGGTCGCGCAGCGAAACCTGGGCCTGGCCGGCAAAGCGGTGGTTCTCGGGCAGCAGCACATAGGGCTTTTGCGGTGGCATCAGCGGCTCTGCTTCGATGGTGCCGTCCAGGTCATGATCGTACAGGAATGCCAGGTCGAAGGTGCCGGCAGTCAGGCCCTGGATCAGGTCCTGCTGCTCACCGTCGCGCAGGCGGATGTCCACGCCCGGGTAACGCTGGCGAAAGGCAGCGATCAGGCGCGGCAAATACAAGGGGGCCACGGTTTCGAAGCAGCCGATGTCAATCTGCCCGGCCACGGTGTCGTTGTCAGCCAAGGCATTCTGCTCGAATTCGTGGGCCATCTGCAGCAGCGACCTGGTCTTGGCGTAGAAACGCTTGCCGCTGGGCGTCAGCGACACACCCTGGGCGTGGTGGCGAATGAACAACTGCACACCGAAGCTTTCTTCCAGGCTCTTGATGGCCGTGGAAATGGACGGCTGGGCGATGTACAGCTGGCGCGAAGCCTCGGCAACGCTGCCAGCCTCCACGGTGGTGACGAAGTATTTGAGTTGTCGCAAGGTATAGGCGGCCACGGGCACCTCATTGACGCCGGTCTGGGCGCGCAGGGATCATGCCTGACACTTTACCTCCCGCTGCGGGTGGATGGGGGCCGGGTAATGAAGGATTTACCTATGGCTTGAGCAGTTTTTTTGTAGAGCAATGGCCTGCACCCGGAAAGCGCTGCTGGCCAAATACCCCCGAACGTCTTTACTGATACCCAACGGCTTCAGCATTACGGAGTGCGCCTATGAAGATCGTGGTCACCAGCATTCTTGTCGACGACCAGGCAAAGGCCCTGGCTTTCTACCACTACGTACTCGGTTTCGAGCCCAAGCATGATATCCCGATGGGCCGGCACCGCTGGCTGACCCTGACTTCGCCCAACGACCCCAATGGCGTCGAGCTGCTGCTGGAGCCCGACGCGCACCCGGCGTCCAAGGTGTACAAGGCCGCGCTCAGGCAGGACGGCATCCCCGCCACCTCGTTTGGCGTACGCGATATCCAGGCCGAATACACTCGGCTGTGCGCCGCAGGCGTGCAGTTCATCAAACCGCCTACCGACCTGGGCCCCGTCACTGTGGCCGTGTTCGATGACACCTGTGGCAACCTGATCCAGATCGCACAGAAACACTGACAGCCCTCCCTCACGCGCACCAATAAGGAAAACAGATGCGCCACGAATTCAGCGAAGTGCTCAACGACCTGGTCGATTACTTTCTGCTTGGCGATATCCAAATGCTCGAGCGCTTCAAGCAAGACCACGAGCTGCCGGACGACCTGGCCTACGCCTTCACCCATGACGACAGCGGCGACAAGGCGGTACGCGAGGGCATCGTGCTGCCGCTGGCCGGGGTCGACAACCTGCCCTACCGCATTCTGTTCACCCTCGACGGCCATACCCCGGCCCTGCGCGAAGCCGGCAGCCGCCTGAAGCACCGGCGCAATGGTTATGTGCTGCGGGTCGAGCACGGGGCGCTGATGCTGTACACCTGGCGTATCCTGCAACACTTCACGCCCAAGACCCTGGGTGACCTGATCGCCCGCTATCAGGTGCCAGGGCGGCCGGTCATCGAAGTGGAAAATGGCTGGTATGACGTGGAAGTGCTGGCAGGGGCGCTGGTGCGCGACGGGCTGTACGAGCCGGCGTTCGAGTTCGTGTTGAAGAAGCGCTGGAGCCGGGGTGAGGCAACGGAGGTGGATACCGGGTATGCCTTCGGGCTGCGTGGCTATTTCGATTGATTCATGGGCTGTGCCGGCCTCTTCGCGGGTAAAACCGCTCCTACAGTACACCACAGTCTGTGGGAGCGGGTTTACCCGCGAAGGCGCCGGTTCTGGCTCTATCAATCTCAGGTGTGGTTGATATCCCGGTCCTTGGTTTCCGGCAGGAAGAAAATCCCCAGCACCGCCGTCATTACCGCGATCACGATCGGGTACCACAAGCCGTAATAGATATCTCCGGTTGCCGCCACCATGGCAAACGCAACCGTCGGCAGGAAGCCGCCGAACCAGCCATTACCGATGTGGTAAGGCAGCGACATCGAGGTGTAGCGGATACGCGCCGGGAACAGTTCCACCAGCCACGCGGCAATTGGCCCGTACACCATGGTCACGTAGATCACCAGGATGGTCAGCAGTAACAGCACCATCGGGTAGTGGATCTTCGCCGGGTCGGCCTTTTCCGGGTAGCCGGCTTCTTTCAGCGCACCACTCAAGGTGGCGGTAAACGCCTCACTCTGCACCTTGAAGTCCGCTGCGGCCATGCTGCTGCCGTCAAAGCTTGGCAGTACCCGCTCACCGATACGGATCTGCGCCACGCTGCCAGGCTCGGCCGCTTGGTTGGTGTAGGGAATGGCGCGCTTGGCCAGCAGGCTCTTGGCAATGTCGCAGGAGCTGGTGAATTTGGCCTTGCCCACCGGGTCGAACTGGAACGCGCACTGGCCAGGGTCGGCCACCACCACCACCGGGTTCTGTTCCTGGGCGACGAACACGTCCGGGTTGCCGTATTCGGTCAGCGCCTTGAAGATCGGGAAGTAGGTCAGCGCAGCGATGATGCAGCCGGCCATGATGATTTTCTTGCGGCCAATGCGGTCGGACAGGCTGCCGAAGAAAATGAAGAACGGCGTGCCGATGAGCAACGAGCCGGCAATCAGCAGGTTGGCCGTCTGTGGCTCGATCTTGAGCATCTGCAGCAAGAAGAACAGCGCATAGAACTGCCCGGTGTACCACACCACGGCCTGCCCGGCAGTGCCGCCCAGCAGCGACATGATCACCACCTTGAGGTTGTCCCAGCGGGCGAACGACTCGGTCAGCGGTGCCTTGGACGCCTTGCCTTCGGCCTTCATCTTCATGAACACTGGCGACTCGTTGAGCTGCATGCGGATGTACACCGAGATCGCCAGCAGCAGGATCGACAGCAGGAACGGCACCCGCCAGCCCCAGGCCTCGAATACCTCGGTGCCCATGACTGTGCGGCAGGCCATGATCACCAGCAGTGACAAGAACAGCCCCAAGGTGGCGGTGGTCTGGATCCAGGCGGTGAAGAAGCCGCGTCGGCCCTTGGGTGCATGTTCGGCCACATAGGTGGCCGCGCCGCCATACTCGCCACCCAGGGCCAGGCCCTGCAGCAAACGCAAGGTAATCAGGATGACCGGCGCGGCCACGCCGATCGCGCTGTAGCTCGGTAGCAGGCCCACCAGCGCCGTGGACAGGCCCATGATCACAATCGTGATGAGGAACGTGTGCTTGCGCCCGATCATGTCGCCCAGGCGGCCGAACACGATAGCCCCGAAGGGCCGTACGGCAAAGCCGGCGGCAAAGGCCAGCAAGGCGAAGATGAACGAGGTGGTTTCATTGACACCGGCAAAGAAGTGCTTGGCGATGATCGCGGCGAGGGAGCCGTACAGGTAGAAGTCGTACCATTCGAACACCGTGCCCAGGGAGGAGGCGAAAATGACCTTGCGTTCCTCCTTGGTAATGCCGCGTTGGGGCGCGCTACTGCCCGTGGATGCGCTGTCGATAACCGCCATGGGTTGCCTCCGTCTTGTCGTCATACAGGCCGGAGCACCTCACAACCACTTCACCGTCGCACCCAGGCCCTGGGGCTTGCTTTGGTTGCGCGAAGCACGACAAGGCGGGCCGCCTCGAATCGCAGCAAGGTAAATGAAGCATAATCGGGATTGCCGGGATATCCACCCGCCCGGCCATACACAAGAGGGCGGCATGAACGACACGGCAATACCGGGCTGGCAGGGCGATATCTGGCTGGCGGACGACCACTGCCTGATGAAGGCTACGCTAGGCAGGACCGACAGCCATGTGCACTACGCGCATCAGGTGCTTGTCGGCCTTGGCGCGGATGTCGAGGTGCGCCTGGGCGAGCAGATTAGCAGCGGCCCGCAGGTGCTGATTGCGTCGCGGCAACCCCATGCAATCCTCAGCCAGGGCGTACCGTGCCTTACCCTGTTCGCCGAACCGCTGGCCTTCGACCTGGCAGACCTTGCCCTGGCCTGCGAGCAAGCCGGTAACAGCGCAGAGCAATTGGCGCAAAGCCTTGCGCGCTGGCCGCGTCGCCCGCTCGACTCGCGCCTGGAGAAAGCGCTTGAGCGCATCCGCGCACTTGACGAGCACGCCTTGCCGGCCCAGGAACTCGCCAGCACGGCAGCACTGTCACTCAGCCAACTGGAACGCCTGTTCAGCGGCTCATTGAAGCTGTCAGTGCGTAGGCTGGTGCTGTGGCAGCGCTTGCGCGTAGCCCTGCAGCGGGCGCTGAGCGGCGCCAGCCTGACCGAAGCGGCATTGGCGGCGGGGTTTGCCGACTCGGCGCACTTCACCCGCAGCGTGCGCCACCAGTTCGGCCTCAGCCCCGGGGCCGCTTTGCGTCACTTGCGTCTACGTACGCTCGGCTAAAGCCTGGCGCAGTGCCGCCGGCAGAACCGCAGGTGGATGACCATCCCCGCTCACCCACGGCTCACGCAGTTGCGCCAGGTACGCCTGCGGATAGTCCGGCCGATCACCGATGCCCATGTCGTCGTCCGCCAGCGCATAGCCAGGCAGGTACAGTTGCGTGCCAAGCAGGCGGTCCCAAAGCGGAAAGAACAGCGCAAAGTTGACATCGCCGGTGCGGCCGTACTTCAGGTGATGCAAGCGGTGCACCGGCGCCCAGGCAAACACATGGCGCAAGCCGCCAATCCGCATGTCCACGTTACTGTGCTGCAGCAACAACTGGATCGACACGCTGAACGCCAGCAGCGCGGCCACATCGACGGGTAAGCCGAGCAGCAATAACGGCAAGGTACCGCCCAGGGTTTCGAGCAACTGGTGTGCCGGGTGTTTCATCAAGCCGTTGAAGCCATACAGGCGGGTGACACTGTGGTGCACCGCATGCAGCCGCCACAGCAGCGGGCTACGGTGGCTGGCGTAATGCACCAGGGTGATGCCCAGGTCGGCCAATGCAATGGCCAGCAACAACTGCAAGGCCAACGGCCATTGATCGGGCCAAAGGCCTGTTCCCGGGAGCCAGTGGGCGAGCAGCGGGATGGTTGCCACGCTGGAAAGGGTAAGGCACTCGTTGACCAGTGCATGACAAAGGTCACGACGACCATCGCCTTGTGCCTGGTTCCAGGCAGCCTTGTAGGGCATGAGCCGTTCGCAGGTGAATGACAGCACCACGGCGCCGGCCAGCAGTGGCAGCAGCCACAACGGGTGCGCTGCCAATGACAGTGCCGTGGCAATGAAACCGAAGAAGAACAGTGGGGCGTAAAGGGTGCGCATGGGTGGCTCCGGGTAGTGAGGAGCCGCCAGTGTTGGCCCTGAGACCCACTGGGCGCTTGAAAGAACGGCGCATGCACTGCTGTGGGAGCGGGCACGCCCGCTCCCACAGGGCCTCTGCAATTCAGATAGTCATGGGTTGTTCTGTGAGCACTCGCGTCAACTGAAGACCTTTACCTTAGGAACTGCATCACTTCTGCCAGTACCTGTTCAGCCTGCTCGCGATGCGGCACATGCCCACACCCGTGCAACAGACGCATTACCGCCGGCCCGCTGGCCAGCGCCACCAACCGTTCGGGGTGTGCTGGCGAGCCAAATTCGTCGTTATCGCCATGCAGGCTCAACAATGGGCAGCGCACCTGCGCCAGTTGGTTATCCAGGTTCCAGTCGGCAAAATCCTCGGACAGCCAGTTGTCCACCCAGGCACGCAGTACCCATTCGGCCTTGCTGCCGTGATAGCGCGCCAGCCGTTGCAACTGCCCGGGCTCGGCAAATTGCAGGTCGGCTGCACGAATGCCTTCAAGGGTACGTGCTTCGACAAACGCTTGGGCCGATTCGGTGACCAGCCCCACGCAATGGCCGGCAAAGGCCGCCGCGCAGGCCACGGCCATGCCGCCGCCGACGCTGTGGCCGAAGACGATGAAATCGGTAATGGCAAAGTATTCACGCAACGCTGTAAATCCGTGCTGCGCCTCGTCCTCGACAAAACCCAGGCGCAACCTGCCCGGGTGCGCGTCGGAACGACCAAAGCCCAAACGGTCGTAGGCGATTACCCGGTGCCCGGTGGCTTGCGCCAGCTGCACCGGAAAGTCACGCCATAACGCCACACACCCCAGCGAGTCATGCAGCAGGACAATGGGCGCCCCCTGTGCCTGCAGCGGCGTCCATTCCTGGGCGAACAGCGTGCCTTGCGCAGTGTCAATCCAGTGCTCGCGAGTGTGCAGGTCGCTCATACCGCCTCCGCTACCGGCCCCTTCAACTCCACTTGGTTGCCATCCGGGTCGTAACAGTACAGGGACAGCCCCTCGCCTTCGGCACCATAACGCTTCTCGGCGGGCTCCACCTTGACCCCGGCGGCTTCCAGGTAAGCCGTCAAAGCGGCCTCGTCGAACGGCTCGATACGCAGGCAGAAATGGTGCAGGTTGCGCCCTTCCACCCCTGGTGCCGCCCCGCCTGGCTGCCCCAGCGGGCCATCCAGGGTCACCAGGTCGATCATCGCCGTGCCCGTGGCCAGGTGCACCATGCCCAGGTCTTCGCGCACGCGGCTGACCGTGCAGCCAAGCAACTCGGTGTAGAAAGCAACGCTGCGCGGCAGGTCGCTGACCCGCAGAACAAGGTGGTCTATGTGCTGGATGGCGAACGGTCGCATGGCGGGCTCCTTGTGCCGTGTGTGCGAGTAGGTTCGCCACCTTAGCCCAGGTTCGCCCGGCATGACCAGAATCAGCTACTCGTTCACCAACCGTTGCAGCACGCCCCCTTCGTGGCGTGTGAGGATGCGCAGCAACTGATCGACCAGCGCCCGGTCCGGTGCATCCAGGTGGAAGTGGTGCCCGCCCGGGTGCCAGGAAACCTTCGCCTGGCTGGGCAACGCCGCCTGGCGCCGGGTAAAGGCCTCGCCGGTAAATGCCCCTTGGCGGCCGAAGAGCAGGTACAACGGGCAGCGGATCTGGCCAAGCAGGTCGCAGGCTTCGCGCTCGGTCAGGGGCATGGGCTCGGGCAGCACCAGCCGCGGGTCATGGCGCCAGCAGTAACCATCGCCCAGTTGCAGCAGGTCGCGCAGCGCCAGCAGCCGTGCGGCATCCTCCGACAGTTCGGTATCCAGGCGCTCACGGCGCTGCGCCAGCGCTGTGTCGAGGTCATCGAAGCGGCCTGGGTCCAGCTCGGCAAAACCCGGCAGCTGGCTGCGCTGGACCATGCGCTTGAGCCGATAGGCCCGCGCCAGGTGCTGCACGCGGTCATCCTCGGCCACCGTGAACGGTGCCCCCATACCGTCGAGGAAGGTCATGCTGGCAATGCCACTGGTCATGGCCGCCAACAGCGACGCTACACCCGTGCCCATGCCGTGGGCCAGCACATGAAATTGCGCCAGGCCCAGGCTGTCGGTTACCGCCAGCATGTCCTGCGCATGTTCCCACAGGTAATAGCCACTGTCGTGGCGGCGGTGGTCCGAACGGCCGTGGCCGACCAGGTCGGGGGCCACCACGAAGCAACCATCCAGCATCGGCGCCAGGCGCTCGAACGAGGCGGCGTTGTCTAGCCAGCCGTGCAAGGCCAGCACCGGTATGCCCTCCTCCGGGCCCCAACAGCGCACAGCAATCTCGATACCGTCAAGGTCCAGCAAATGGTCCTTGGGACTGAACGGCGAACGCATGCTCTCTCTCCCTGACTGGTGCCTGGCACGCACGTGCCAGGCCAATACCTCACCTTGGCGCAGCCATGGCGCGCCTGCTGGCCCCTCGCCGACAACTGCATATGCGTGACCGACCCAGGCAGGCAATTATCTACCGCACACTACGCCGACGCCTGCGGCCCCATAGCGGCTCCCCACCATGGAGTGCCGACATGAGCCACACCCCTTACCATCACGCACAAATGGTGCGTACCCTGCCCGACTGGAGCAAGGCGCTGCACAGCGAGCACGCCAGCCGCATCCTGGCGCGCCTGCGCAAGGACTACCAGGACGCTGACGGCAACGACTACGACTGGTACACCCAGGCAGACGAACTCACCCGCCAGGCCCTGCAACGTGCCATCGCCAAACGCGATGCCAGCAGCAGGGCCTTGCAGGCGGCGCTAAGTACCTTGCAGGGCGTCACCGAGTACTGCACGCCGTTGCTGCAGCAGCAGCTGAATATCGACATCGCGGTCACTCAGGCGCAGTACGTTTATCAAGCGACCGCCGTCAAGCATCCCGTCGGCTTTCCAGGTGGCCCTGCCACGCCGCATGAGCTGGGTGAAATCGTAGCCAAGGGCGAACCGCAGTATCGCAGCCTGCTCGAAGCGGCCCTGCACAACTTCGAAGGCCCGGCCGACACTACGCGCTTCAGCCGCCTGCAATGCAGCCGACAGGACATCTGGCCACCTGAAGGGTTGACGCTGGCGGGCTTCATCGACCAGTGCCGCAAACTGAACCTGGGCCAACGCTACCAACAGCACCTTGAGCAGATTTACAACGGTGCCAACAAAACCGAACTGCAAGCACTGGCCATCGCCGCACGGCGTGACGAGTTCCGCGTGCAAACCCGTATCGCCGCCTGCAAAGGCCACTTGAGCCCCGCCGCCTCGCTGGCGCTGCATGGCCTCTGCGCCGACACTGCCGACCCCACCTATCAAGGCCGTGCCCTGCGCTGCTGGCAGTTGCAATTGTTTGGCATCCCTATCCATGAACTGCTGTTCATCGCACCCACGCAGAACCGCAAGCACGACCCGGTATTTCTCTACAACCCGGTGGATGCCCATCCGTTAAGGGAGTTTGCCTCGCTGGGCGATGCCCGCAAGTACCTGCGTGAGCAGCTGCTGCAGGACGACTACCGCAAACGCTTTGTCGCCCTGGCCCTGCAGTCTCAGCAAGCAACATTGAACAAGAAACTCATGCGTGCCCTCTTCAACACCCCCGATCAGGACGATGGAACGGCGCTGGAGCCTCGCAATTCAATACATTTGGAATCCATCGACAAATCCTTGCCAAACGTTCCTTGGGCACCCTTGGAATCCAGTCACCTGGTACGCCTGAGGGCCGATGCTCGCTGGGTAGCGGTCCCCACCGAAGATGTGGACGCCAGGGTACGCTTGCAGAACATCGAATACTGGCTGGACCTGGGCATGACCGTGCTGAATGTCGCCGCCATGGTCGTACCCTGCCTGAACCCGATCATGCTGACCATTGGCGCCGCGCAGATCATGGGCAGCGTGTTCGAAGGCATTTCGGCGTGGGAAGAAGGTGACAATCAAGAGGCTGTGTCCCAGCTGGAGTCGGTGTTGCTGAACATTGTCACGGTGGCTGCCGTGGGCGGCGGTGCCATGGTGCTGAAGGCTTCAGGTTTTGTCGACGCCATGCAAAGCATCGCAAAGGACGGCCAGGACTATTTATGGAGCGCCACACTCAAGGACCATGCAAGCCCGGT includes the following:
- the menH_1 gene encoding 2-succinyl-6-hydroxy-2,4-cyclohexadiene-1-carboxylate synthase (*Name menH_1) produces the protein MSDLHTREHWIDTAQGTLFAQEWTPLQAQGAPIVLLHDSLGCVALWRDFPVQLAQATGHRVIAYDRLGFGRSDAHPGRLRLGFVEDEAQHGFTALREYFAITDFIVFGHSVGGGMAVACAAAFAGHCVGLVTESAQAFVEARTLEGIRAADLQFAEPGQLQRLARYHGSKAEWVLRAWVDNWLSEDFADWNLDNQLAQVRCPLLSLHGDNDEFGSPAHPERLVALASGPAVMRLLHGCGHVPHREQAEQVLAEVMQFLR
- the nanT_2 gene encoding Sialic acid transporter NanT (*Name nanT_2), producing MAVIDSASTGSSAPQRGITKEERKVIFASSLGTVFEWYDFYLYGSLAAIIAKHFFAGVNETTSFIFALLAFAAGFAVRPFGAIVFGRLGDMIGRKHTFLITIVIMGLSTALVGLLPSYSAIGVAAPVILITLRLLQGLALGGEYGGAATYVAEHAPKGRRGFFTAWIQTTATLGLFLSLLVIMACRTVMGTEVFEAWGWRVPFLLSILLLAISVYIRMQLNESPVFMKMKAEGKASKAPLTESFARWDNLKVVIMSLLGGTAGQAVVWYTGQFYALFFLLQMLKIEPQTANLLIAGSLLIGTPFFIFFGSLSDRIGRKKIIMAGCIIAALTYFPIFKALTEYGNPDVFVAQEQNPVVVVADPGQCAFQFDPVGKAKFTSSCDIAKSLLAKRAIPYTNQAAEPGSVAQIRIGERVLPSFDGSSMAAADFKVQSEAFTATLSGALKEAGYPEKADPAKIHYPMVLLLLTILVIYVTMVYGPIAAWLVELFPARIRYTSMSLPYHIGNGWFGGFLPTVAFAMVAATGDIYYGLWYPIVIAVMTAVLGIFFLPETKDRDINHT
- the menH_2 gene encoding 2-succinyl-6-hydroxy-2,4-cyclohexadiene-1-carboxylate synthase (*Name menH_2), giving the protein MRSPFSPKDHLLDLDGIEIAVRCWGPEEGIPVLALHGWLDNAASFERLAPMLDGCFVVAPDLVGHGRSDHRRHDSGYYLWEHAQDMLAVTDSLGLAQFHVLAHGMGTGVASLLAAMTSGIASMTFLDGMGAPFTVAEDDRVQHLARAYRLKRMVQRSQLPGFAELDPGRFDDLDTALAQRRERLDTELSEDAARLLALRDLLQLGDGYCWRHDPRLVLPEPMPLTEREACDLLGQIRCPLYLLFGRQGAFTGEAFTRRQAALPSQAKVSWHPGGHHFHLDAPDRALVDQLLRILTRHEGGVLQRLVNE
- a CDS encoding Virulence protein — its product is MRPFAIQHIDHLVLRVSDLPRSVAFYTELLGCTVSRVREDLGMVHLATGTAMIDLVTLDGPLGQPGGAAPGVEGRNLHHFCLRIEPFDEAALTAYLEAAGVKVEPAEKRYGAEGEGLSLYCYDPDGNQVELKGPVAEAV
- the gltC_4 gene encoding HTH-type transcriptional regulator GltC (*Name gltC_4) — protein: MAAYTLRQLKYFVTTVEAGSVAEASRQLYIAQPSISTAIKSLEESFGVQLFIRHHAQGVSLTPSGKRFYAKTRSLLQMAHEFEQNALADNDTVAGQIDIGCFETVAPLYLPRLIAAFRQRYPGVDIRLRDGEQQDLIQGLTAGTFDLAFLYDHDLDGTIEAEPLMPPQKPYVLLPENHRFAGQAQVSLRDLCPEPMILLDVAPSRTYFVSLFNEMGLTPNIVFSSPSIEMVRGMVGQGFGFSLLVTRPHSEYTYDGQRLALLDIAEPVALSGLAAAWLKRVQLTKPAQLFVEFCREELAKF
- the yebS gene encoding Intermembrane transport protein YebS (*Name yebS); this translates as MTQPQDLIICEYCDTVYQRAPLLKHQRALCQRCGGVLYRHTSLTIEQRLALSVTGGVLLVFANAYPVMTIGMQGLTHSATLWDAVQILSHGSITFIALVMALSIIFAPLLQIAVLCWVLSFALAGQRAPGFALCMRGLESLRPWSMLEVCLLGAMVAVIKLAGLLDVIPGIGLLALAALSMLIIHIAGKDIRDLWGQV